One Terriglobales bacterium DNA segment encodes these proteins:
- a CDS encoding HTH domain-containing protein, giving the protein MERDVIQRMISEYKKRIETYQAMIAEWEKELGLAPGAVLTGDSEQPSGKAKSSTGDIPSLVRNFQFFGRTQTEAAKALLELVGHPLTTEEIMEGVVKGGLKLGGKTPKDKKQNFYTILNRSKEFGRAAKNTWGISSWPGITKDEDEGADDSKEAKKEKPSQE; this is encoded by the coding sequence ATGGAGCGAGATGTCATTCAGCGAATGATCTCTGAATACAAGAAACGGATCGAGACCTACCAAGCAATGATTGCTGAGTGGGAAAAGGAACTTGGGTTAGCGCCCGGTGCTGTCCTTACGGGTGACTCGGAGCAGCCGAGCGGAAAGGCAAAATCTTCTACTGGCGATATTCCTTCCCTAGTCCGCAATTTTCAGTTCTTCGGCAGAACGCAGACTGAAGCGGCAAAGGCGCTTTTGGAGCTTGTGGGCCATCCTTTAACTACTGAGGAAATCATGGAAGGGGTTGTGAAGGGCGGCCTTAAACTCGGTGGCAAAACCCCGAAAGACAAGAAGCAGAACTTCTACACCATCCTGAACCGCAGCAAGGAATTTGGCAGGGCGGCTAAGAACACATGGGGCATTTCGAGCTGGCCCGGAATCACTAAGGATGAGGACGAAGGTGCTGACGACAGCAAAGAGGCTAAGAAGGAAAAACCGTCCCAAGAATAG
- a CDS encoding IS1595 family transposase, with translation MPTTNELSPKTLQEAILHFSDEQNCIDAVAKMRWPDGVTCPACGHKKHYYLKTKRRWKCAECWRQFSAKLGTIFEKSPIPLNKWLLAMWLVTSCKNGVSSWEIHRAIGVTQKTAWFMMHRIRLSMQDGSIVKLGGEGKEVEADETFIGGKARNMHMDVRKRRITGRGISGKQVVWGVLERGGDVRCEVIVDTMKPRIHRLVKKHVAAETALYTDALGSYRGLDAEYAHKVVDHAVAYVDGRVSTNGLENFWSLLKRSISGTYVSVEPFHLFRYLGEQSFRFNNRSRREKPIHDGERFSKALAQIAGKRVTYKELTGKEHLPVVAAEPF, from the coding sequence ATGCCAACTACGAATGAATTATCCCCCAAGACATTACAGGAAGCAATCCTGCATTTCAGTGACGAACAAAACTGTATTGATGCCGTGGCTAAGATGCGCTGGCCCGATGGCGTAACGTGCCCTGCGTGCGGTCACAAGAAGCATTATTACCTCAAGACAAAACGGCGCTGGAAGTGTGCTGAGTGCTGGCGACAGTTCTCAGCGAAACTCGGCACGATCTTCGAGAAATCTCCCATCCCCTTGAATAAATGGTTGCTAGCAATGTGGCTGGTCACGAGCTGCAAGAATGGAGTTTCATCTTGGGAAATCCATCGTGCAATCGGAGTGACGCAAAAAACCGCTTGGTTTATGATGCACCGCATTCGGCTTTCAATGCAGGATGGCTCCATTGTGAAACTGGGTGGCGAGGGGAAAGAAGTTGAGGCAGACGAAACTTTCATAGGTGGCAAGGCGCGGAACATGCACATGGATGTTCGCAAGCGCCGTATCACCGGGAGAGGCATATCGGGAAAGCAAGTTGTGTGGGGAGTTTTAGAACGCGGTGGCGATGTACGATGCGAAGTTATTGTTGATACCATGAAGCCGCGCATTCACAGATTAGTCAAGAAGCACGTTGCTGCTGAAACCGCTCTCTATACCGATGCCCTAGGTTCCTATCGCGGATTGGATGCCGAATACGCTCACAAAGTCGTAGACCATGCCGTCGCGTATGTGGATGGTCGCGTGTCCACGAATGGTCTGGAAAACTTCTGGTCTTTGCTCAAGCGAAGTATCAGTGGAACCTATGTGAGCGTAGAGCCGTTTCACTTATTCCGATACCTTGGGGAGCAATCATTTCGTTTCAACAATCGCTCACGGCGAGAGAAACCCATTCACGACGGCGAACGGTTTAGCAAGGCTTTGGCGCAAATAGCAGGTAAGCGGGTTACATACAAAGAGCTAACCGGGAAGGAGCATCTTCCAGTGGTGGCAGCAGAGCCGTTCTAG
- a CDS encoding glycoside hydrolase family 88 protein: protein MRSWNRSIAAAVLTIATVIAQTAAVLPAGAQTTGDKQTAISPDGQRQFKLEPKVDWSKAVVEATMKRNPDLGSWGYAKALYLFGEYLVWKRTGDPRYLQYIKTWVDSHVSNGGDIDHTLDALDYMLPGNLLLVLYQETHDEKYRVAAEKIRKRFDTYPRTSEGGFWHATGESRKSQLWLDGTYMSMPFLVRYGQMFGDSKYANDEAVKQLLIDASHLKDPNTGLLYHAYDESGASTWADLKTHHSAEFWCRAMGWYGMAIIDVLEVLPADHPKRAELIAVLQDLIKGLAKYQDSKTGLWYQVVDKGSVDGNWLETSSSSMYTYIISMAVRRGYVDKSYEDVAQKGYNGVLTKLSFGDDGLANIADICEGTNVADLAYYFARKRNVNDFHGLGAFLIMNEQFLTSASSMETKAPRSKVIKMAVTNSTDEPHPAEDIVINVAAVKKQVPDFDASAAMVTASNAATLDEDAVAVQFTELPSQADDTDGDGKPDELAFQVDLQPKQTRVVTISYGNPETIAHMKSDYPKRTHAKFTRHYDGMGWESEVTAWRLYFDKRNAMDLWGKKKRGLDLEMFGAEGYKYQEESPIARDIYNVGPSLGSGSVGAWVDGNVVRVADVTDRQWRIISTGPVRAIVEFTYKGWKIGDRSTDLTTRVTQWAGERGFGERVTLSNPEGKTLVAGLSRKPDLNEFSVEPSCSIAIWGHQVVEPGTGKTESLPDQNLGLALLAPGTPKDCKINTDANNFLAKVAVKDKVARWYVLAAWDQEETERISTLEDFTRMVKEQSARLEHPASAVIITTTSVFRSGAPAEVKTAK, encoded by the coding sequence ATGAGATCTTGGAACAGGAGTATCGCCGCAGCGGTGCTGACCATAGCTACTGTCATTGCACAAACGGCTGCCGTCTTGCCTGCAGGCGCACAAACTACCGGCGACAAACAAACGGCGATTTCCCCCGACGGCCAACGGCAATTCAAACTTGAGCCGAAAGTTGACTGGTCGAAGGCCGTGGTTGAGGCCACGATGAAGCGCAATCCCGATCTGGGTAGCTGGGGATATGCCAAGGCGTTGTATCTGTTTGGCGAATATTTAGTGTGGAAGAGGACCGGGGACCCCCGCTACCTTCAATACATAAAGACTTGGGTGGATTCGCATGTGAGTAACGGAGGCGATATTGACCACACTCTGGATGCCCTGGATTACATGTTGCCAGGAAACCTGCTGCTGGTGCTGTACCAGGAGACCCACGACGAAAAATATAGAGTTGCCGCCGAAAAAATCAGAAAGAGATTTGATACCTATCCCAGGACTTCAGAGGGCGGCTTCTGGCATGCGACCGGCGAAAGCCGCAAATCACAGTTATGGCTGGATGGAACATATATGTCCATGCCATTTCTTGTTCGCTATGGGCAGATGTTTGGAGACAGCAAATATGCCAACGATGAGGCCGTCAAGCAACTGCTGATTGATGCCAGCCATTTGAAAGACCCCAACACCGGCCTGCTCTACCACGCTTACGATGAGAGCGGAGCCTCGACATGGGCCGATCTAAAAACGCACCACTCGGCCGAGTTCTGGTGCCGCGCCATGGGATGGTACGGGATGGCAATTATTGATGTTCTGGAAGTTTTGCCGGCAGATCATCCCAAGAGGGCCGAACTGATCGCCGTGCTGCAAGACCTTATTAAAGGTCTGGCGAAATATCAGGACAGCAAGACCGGCCTCTGGTACCAGGTGGTGGATAAAGGCTCGGTAGACGGCAACTGGCTGGAGACATCAAGCTCCAGCATGTACACCTACATTATCTCGATGGCGGTGCGCAGGGGTTATGTGGATAAAAGCTACGAAGATGTAGCCCAAAAGGGATACAACGGTGTGCTCACCAAGCTTAGCTTCGGCGACGATGGGCTGGCCAATATAGCGGACATTTGCGAGGGTACCAACGTCGCAGATCTTGCCTACTACTTCGCACGAAAGAGAAACGTAAACGACTTCCATGGTTTGGGTGCATTTCTCATCATGAATGAGCAGTTCCTGACCTCGGCTTCATCCATGGAAACCAAGGCGCCGCGAAGCAAGGTCATCAAAATGGCGGTAACGAATTCAACCGACGAGCCACATCCTGCGGAAGATATTGTCATTAATGTAGCCGCGGTAAAAAAGCAGGTTCCCGACTTCGATGCTTCCGCCGCCATGGTCACTGCGAGCAACGCGGCAACGCTCGATGAAGACGCTGTCGCAGTGCAATTCACAGAACTGCCCTCGCAGGCGGATGACACCGATGGCGATGGCAAGCCCGATGAGCTTGCTTTCCAGGTTGATCTGCAACCCAAGCAGACACGAGTGGTGACGATTTCCTATGGCAATCCGGAGACGATTGCCCACATGAAGAGTGATTATCCCAAGCGGACCCATGCCAAGTTCACCCGGCACTATGACGGCATGGGCTGGGAGTCAGAGGTGACTGCCTGGCGGCTTTATTTTGACAAACGCAATGCCATGGACCTTTGGGGCAAGAAAAAACGTGGTCTTGATCTGGAGATGTTTGGCGCTGAGGGCTACAAGTATCAGGAAGAATCGCCGATCGCGCGCGATATCTACAACGTGGGCCCTTCCCTGGGTTCTGGCTCGGTCGGAGCGTGGGTGGATGGCAATGTGGTCAGAGTGGCCGATGTCACCGACCGCCAGTGGCGCATCATCAGTACGGGGCCGGTGCGGGCGATCGTTGAATTTACATATAAAGGATGGAAGATCGGCGACCGCTCGACTGACCTGACCACCCGGGTAACGCAGTGGGCCGGAGAGCGCGGCTTCGGGGAGCGCGTGACACTGAGCAATCCAGAGGGAAAAACGCTAGTGGCTGGGCTTTCGCGTAAGCCAGACCTGAATGAATTTTCGGTGGAGCCATCGTGCTCCATCGCCATCTGGGGGCATCAGGTCGTAGAGCCGGGTACGGGAAAGACAGAATCTCTGCCTGACCAGAACCTCGGCCTCGCACTGCTGGCTCCGGGGACGCCCAAGGATTGCAAGATCAATACCGATGCCAACAACTTCCTCGCAAAAGTCGCGGTCAAGGACAAGGTCGCGCGATGGTATGTGCTGGCCGCGTGGGACCAGGAAGAGACCGAACGAATCAGCACGCTCGAAGATTTCACCAGGATGGTGAAAGAGCAAAGCGCACGGCTGGAGCATCCGGCGTCTGCTGTCATCATTACTACAACCAGTGTGTTCAGGTCCGGAGCGCCCGCAGAGGTAAAAACGGCAAAGTGA
- a CDS encoding glycoside hydrolase family 97 N-terminal domain-containing protein produces the protein MKLTKLSGLASGMAVVLLCLCLAVPAFSASDVTVGSPNGNVQIKIFVTEKTGLSYELTFKKQPVIQASPLGIVVDNVNLGQGVAIKHTERYNIKESYPSRGVHSVANDHCNGAKISINHPNSKTTYTVDVRAYDDGVAFRYVVPGEKLTRTPDEATVFTIPDGSTVWYHGFTGHYEGIHNKEDISKVTAGDWAAVPLTFKLPNNLGYASITEGALMNYSGMGLEADGHRAFDARLGNAEPPSYPFTLRFGDAEAKRLSVPATITGTITTPWRIVMVGADLNTLVNCDIVNNVSPPPDPRLFPDGLNTYWVRPGRAVWKYLDGGDSTLDGMKEFSKEAGDLGFEYNVIEGFWQKWNDDQLRELVEYSDGHNVKLFVWKFSKELHDPRQRREFFRHLHDLGIAGAKIDFFDHEAKEVVDLYQAILKDAAEFQIMVVFHGANKPTGESRTWPNEVTREAVFGFEHKSNPTWAQHTTTLPFTRLLAGPADFTPMLFGDRRKETSWPNQIASAVILTSPLLTFAANPKSIVENPGVDLIKSIPSTWDQTIVLPVSEIGGIAAFARRKNDTWFLAVMNGETPKTIHVNLSFLAEGPHPAMLIRDQQDNPAAEKTENTVLSPSDSLTIDLRAGGGFIGRFLK, from the coding sequence ATGAAACTTACAAAATTAAGCGGACTGGCATCTGGCATGGCTGTTGTTCTTCTGTGCCTATGCCTGGCGGTTCCTGCTTTTTCAGCAAGTGATGTCACGGTCGGCAGTCCTAACGGAAACGTACAAATCAAAATTTTTGTCACAGAAAAGACTGGTTTGAGCTACGAGCTCACTTTCAAGAAACAGCCCGTCATTCAAGCTTCTCCCCTGGGGATTGTCGTGGATAACGTAAACCTCGGCCAGGGCGTCGCCATCAAACACACAGAACGTTACAACATAAAAGAAAGTTATCCCTCGCGCGGCGTTCATTCTGTGGCCAACGATCATTGCAACGGCGCAAAAATCTCTATCAATCACCCGAACAGCAAGACTACCTACACCGTGGATGTCCGCGCCTACGATGATGGCGTTGCCTTCCGCTATGTCGTCCCCGGAGAAAAACTCACGCGCACCCCGGATGAAGCTACGGTTTTTACCATCCCGGATGGCAGTACAGTCTGGTATCACGGTTTTACCGGCCACTATGAAGGCATTCACAACAAGGAAGACATCTCGAAAGTTACCGCTGGCGATTGGGCCGCTGTGCCTCTGACCTTCAAACTGCCCAACAACCTTGGTTACGCTTCCATAACGGAAGGTGCTCTGATGAATTACAGCGGCATGGGACTCGAGGCCGATGGCCATCGTGCCTTCGATGCCCGCTTAGGCAACGCCGAGCCGCCCTCTTACCCATTCACTCTGAGGTTTGGTGACGCCGAAGCAAAACGCCTTTCAGTTCCGGCCACGATCACCGGGACTATTACCACTCCCTGGCGGATCGTGATGGTCGGCGCCGACCTGAACACGCTGGTGAATTGCGACATTGTGAATAACGTTTCACCGCCGCCCGATCCCAGGCTCTTTCCCGATGGACTCAACACCTACTGGGTCAGACCTGGCCGCGCGGTTTGGAAGTATCTTGATGGCGGTGACAGCACTTTGGACGGCATGAAGGAGTTCTCCAAAGAAGCCGGAGATCTAGGCTTTGAATACAACGTCATTGAGGGCTTTTGGCAGAAATGGAATGACGATCAATTGCGTGAGCTTGTGGAATACTCAGACGGGCATAACGTCAAACTATTCGTATGGAAATTCAGCAAGGAGCTACATGATCCGAGACAGCGCCGTGAGTTCTTCCGCCACCTTCATGACCTTGGCATTGCCGGAGCGAAAATAGATTTCTTCGACCATGAAGCCAAAGAAGTAGTTGACCTATATCAGGCCATACTCAAGGATGCAGCCGAGTTCCAGATCATGGTTGTATTTCACGGGGCCAACAAACCTACGGGCGAGTCGCGCACCTGGCCCAATGAAGTGACTCGCGAGGCTGTGTTCGGATTTGAGCACAAATCCAATCCCACGTGGGCGCAGCATACCACAACGCTTCCCTTCACCCGTCTGCTCGCCGGACCGGCTGATTTCACTCCTATGCTCTTCGGCGACCGCCGCAAGGAAACCTCATGGCCGAACCAGATTGCCAGCGCGGTTATTCTGACCTCTCCGCTGCTGACCTTCGCTGCCAATCCCAAGAGCATCGTGGAAAATCCCGGGGTTGATCTGATCAAAAGCATTCCCAGCACCTGGGACCAGACCATTGTGCTGCCGGTATCGGAAATCGGCGGAATTGCTGCCTTCGCGCGGCGCAAAAATGACACATGGTTTCTGGCTGTCATGAACGGCGAAACCCCGAAGACAATTCATGTGAACCTCTCGTTTCTCGCTGAAGGTCCGCATCCGGCAATGCTTATCCGCGACCAGCAAGACAACCCGGCCGCAGAAAAAACTGAAAACACCGTTCTCAGCCCCTCCGATTCACTCACGATAGATTTACGGGCCGGCGGCGGTTTTATAGGCAGGTTCTTAAAGTGA